One segment of Nitrospinota bacterium DNA contains the following:
- a CDS encoding alpha/beta hydrolase codes for MQIERLEITYLNQTLKIEYFLRKGEKQTLLYLHGLGCLKNDFIGAVTREELKDYTLVSFDFPGCGNSPYPENVNLGIDDLVEITKIMVFELSLNNLVIIGHSMGGLIGLLYIKRYGKDTKGFINVEGNLAPKDCMFSREVIEPSFREFKEEVFPNLKKKLFHSGNRGFKKYAETLEKYSSPKAFFDYSPSLVNYSDHGDLIHLFNELKIFKLFIYGSENRWLPHIKKLRCKIIEIPLSNHFPFYDNPEEFYRAVSDFLKKI; via the coding sequence ATGCAGATTGAAAGATTGGAAATAACCTATCTTAATCAAACCCTCAAGATCGAATACTTCCTCCGCAAAGGGGAAAAGCAAACACTCCTCTATCTTCACGGGCTCGGGTGTTTGAAAAACGATTTTATCGGGGCAGTAACAAGAGAAGAGCTCAAAGACTATACACTGGTCTCCTTTGATTTTCCCGGCTGCGGCAATTCCCCTTATCCTGAGAATGTAAATCTTGGAATCGATGATCTGGTTGAGATAACAAAGATAATGGTTTTTGAACTCTCCCTGAATAATCTCGTGATTATCGGCCACAGCATGGGCGGGCTTATCGGGCTCCTCTATATAAAAAGGTATGGAAAAGATACAAAGGGGTTCATCAATGTGGAGGGAAATCTGGCTCCTAAGGACTGCATGTTTTCCCGTGAGGTAATAGAGCCCTCCTTTAGAGAATTCAAAGAAGAGGTTTTCCCCAATCTCAAGAAAAAGTTATTTCACTCAGGAAACAGGGGCTTTAAAAAATATGCTGAAACGCTTGAGAAATACTCATCCCCAAAGGCCTTTTTTGATTACTCCCCCTCCCTTGTCAATTATTCTGATCATGGGGATTTGATTCATCTTTTCAATGAACTCAAGATTTTTAAGCTTTTCATCTACGGCTCAGAAAACAGATGGCTTCCCCACATAAAAAAGCTGAGGTGCAAAATTATAGAGATACCCCTCAGCAACCACTTC